A single window of Sphingobacterium sp. ML3W DNA harbors:
- a CDS encoding DUF5018-related domain-containing protein: protein MIYKIINICGIVFMLTTLFSCLKPSVELDHGAWGDNAFITSVVLFQYIEVTNDLGYGEPVTGYQNVGISTISNVVNKENQTITVVAKKGTDLTQMGIRFTHYGTKIEPLDNAPVAGVISDFTKGYFKYNVYSADGTIREWKLIISVEQ from the coding sequence ATGATATATAAAATTATAAATATTTGCGGCATTGTTTTTATGCTCACTACCTTGTTTTCATGCTTAAAACCAAGTGTGGAGCTTGATCATGGTGCTTGGGGAGATAATGCTTTCATTACATCGGTGGTGTTGTTCCAATATATTGAAGTGACCAATGACCTGGGATATGGAGAACCAGTAACAGGATATCAAAATGTAGGAATCAGTACAATTTCTAATGTTGTAAATAAGGAAAATCAGACTATAACTGTTGTAGCGAAAAAGGGAACCGATTTAACACAAATGGGTATTCGATTTACACATTATGGAACCAAGATTGAACCATTGGATAATGCGCCTGTTGCAGGCGTAATCAGTGACTTTACTAAAGGTTATTTTAAATATAATGTATACTCAGCAGATGGGACGATCCGTGAGTGGAAATTGATTATTTCTGTTGAACAGTAA
- a CDS encoding PVC-type heme-binding CxxCH protein gives MIKFPNKRMKVLFIIAAAVVAAYGILFLIRSNQPALPLKKDAHIVLIGNNLGSRMMNYGHFETELQMRYPDSNLFIRNMCDGGNTPGFRPHASRQTPWAFPGAEKFQTTLAHPSDSQGFFETEDQWLTRLKADIIIAFFGYNESFAGAAGLENYKAELDAFIKHTLKQQYNGTSTPKLALVSPIAFEDLSDQFDLPDGKKENKNLALYADAMKVVAAENGVHFVDVYTPTKRWFKWTRKPITIDGSQLSNDGYARFAPLLADLIFGKEGIKHEEHRDLVHAAVIEKNWMWHNDIKIPNGVHVNGRRYDPFGPDNYPAEIVKIREMTAIRDRAIWAATHGEQMNVAIEDKKTTPAPEVQTNYNPDQNGSLAYLYGDDALAKLKVAPGFKIELFASEKEFPDLANPCQITFDNKGRLWVATMPSYPHYKPGDSKPNDKLIILEDTDHDGKADKQTVFADGLHLPVGFEITADGVYLSQGTNFMLLKDTDGDDRADVREIILSGFDDHDTHHNIHAFTVDPSGALIMGEGVFLHSNIETSYGPVRATNGGFYRYSPQRRHLERMAQPYVPNPWGIAFDDWGQNFYAETSGPDVHWMLPVTIKPKYGVVTPKSRNLIQDEHRVRPTSGLEFVSSRHFPDEWQGDFLINNTIGFLGTKQHSIVDEGTGYKSMHRQDLLQGEDKNFRPVDMEFAPDGSLYIADWHNMLIGHMQHNARDPLRDHVHGRIYRITYPARPLIKPAQIADAGIPVLLENLKLPEYRTRYRTRAELRGRKADEVLPLLKTWVARLDKNDPKYAHHLTEALWVSWGLNQVDQQLLRQLLQAPDYHARAAAVRVLRYTGHQVKDQDKLLMQAAQDTSGRVRLEAMTAASWLPKEKGLPILMSVAKAGLDDWIEPAYTMAFANLKGEEDNAEKKDKVTTSLRGAERDLYVKGKVIFAKEGYCVTCHQTDGKGLPLAGFPPLNGTKWVTGSQERLINVVLKGLHGPMEVKGEKFPGQVPMTPFEGMLNDEEVAAVLTYVRNSFGNKASAVTPEKVKTVRAASIDKKGFYAPEELLKKYPLER, from the coding sequence ATGATAAAATTTCCAAATAAAAGGATGAAAGTTCTTTTTATTATCGCGGCTGCTGTTGTTGCAGCGTATGGTATCTTATTTCTCATACGATCAAACCAACCTGCATTACCATTGAAAAAGGATGCGCATATTGTGCTCATCGGTAACAATTTGGGTTCACGAATGATGAATTATGGGCATTTCGAGACGGAATTGCAAATGCGTTATCCTGACTCTAATCTCTTTATTCGAAACATGTGCGATGGGGGGAATACCCCTGGTTTCCGACCACATGCAAGTCGCCAAACACCTTGGGCATTTCCGGGAGCAGAAAAATTTCAAACAACGCTTGCTCATCCTTCGGATAGCCAAGGTTTTTTTGAAACGGAAGATCAATGGCTCACGCGTTTGAAGGCGGATATCATTATCGCTTTCTTTGGTTATAATGAATCTTTCGCGGGTGCCGCAGGTTTGGAAAACTACAAAGCTGAGCTAGATGCTTTTATCAAGCATACACTTAAACAGCAATACAACGGTACATCAACTCCAAAATTGGCCTTAGTTTCTCCCATTGCTTTTGAAGATTTGTCCGACCAGTTTGATCTACCTGATGGAAAGAAAGAAAACAAAAATCTAGCACTATATGCAGATGCCATGAAAGTAGTTGCAGCAGAAAATGGTGTTCATTTTGTAGATGTGTACACGCCAACGAAAAGATGGTTTAAGTGGACGAGAAAACCGATTACAATTGATGGTTCTCAACTGAGCAATGATGGTTATGCTCGTTTTGCACCTTTATTGGCTGATCTGATCTTTGGTAAGGAAGGTATCAAGCATGAAGAGCATCGTGATCTTGTGCATGCTGCAGTTATTGAAAAAAATTGGATGTGGCATAACGATATTAAAATTCCGAATGGTGTACATGTCAATGGGAGAAGATATGATCCTTTTGGCCCGGATAATTATCCTGCTGAAATTGTTAAAATCCGTGAAATGACTGCGATCAGAGATCGTGCCATCTGGGCGGCAACTCATGGGGAACAAATGAACGTAGCTATTGAAGATAAAAAAACTACTCCTGCACCTGAGGTTCAGACGAATTACAATCCGGATCAAAATGGTAGTCTTGCCTATTTATACGGGGATGATGCATTGGCTAAATTGAAAGTTGCTCCTGGCTTTAAAATCGAGCTTTTTGCTTCGGAAAAAGAATTTCCAGATTTGGCTAATCCATGTCAGATTACCTTCGATAATAAAGGTCGTCTGTGGGTAGCCACCATGCCTAGCTATCCGCACTATAAACCTGGTGATTCGAAACCTAATGATAAGTTGATTATTTTGGAGGATACAGATCATGACGGTAAAGCAGATAAGCAAACTGTTTTTGCTGATGGGTTGCATTTGCCTGTGGGCTTTGAAATTACAGCAGATGGGGTCTACTTATCTCAAGGAACTAATTTTATGCTATTAAAGGATACGGATGGTGATGACCGTGCTGATGTTAGAGAGATTATCTTAAGTGGTTTTGATGATCATGATACGCACCATAACATTCATGCTTTCACTGTGGATCCATCTGGAGCACTCATCATGGGTGAGGGTGTGTTTTTACATTCCAATATAGAGACTTCTTATGGACCTGTGCGTGCTACCAATGGTGGATTTTATCGTTATAGTCCGCAACGTCGCCATCTGGAACGTATGGCCCAACCTTACGTGCCCAATCCATGGGGTATTGCTTTTGATGACTGGGGACAAAATTTCTATGCAGAAACTTCTGGACCTGATGTGCACTGGATGCTTCCGGTAACTATCAAGCCAAAGTATGGTGTGGTTACGCCTAAATCGCGAAATCTGATTCAGGATGAACATCGCGTGCGTCCGACTTCGGGACTTGAGTTTGTGTCTAGCCGTCATTTTCCAGATGAATGGCAAGGTGATTTTTTAATCAATAATACAATCGGTTTTCTGGGAACCAAGCAACATAGTATAGTGGATGAGGGAACGGGGTATAAAAGTATGCATAGGCAAGATCTATTGCAAGGTGAGGATAAAAACTTTAGACCTGTGGATATGGAATTCGCTCCTGACGGTTCTTTGTATATCGCCGATTGGCACAATATGCTGATCGGGCATATGCAGCATAATGCGCGCGACCCGCTACGTGATCATGTGCATGGCCGTATCTACAGGATTACTTATCCTGCTAGACCATTGATCAAGCCTGCTCAAATTGCAGATGCTGGTATTCCTGTGCTTTTGGAAAATCTGAAACTTCCGGAATATAGAACACGCTATCGGACTCGTGCGGAATTACGGGGACGTAAAGCTGATGAGGTGCTGCCGCTGTTGAAAACATGGGTTGCACGATTGGATAAAAATGATCCGAAATATGCGCATCATTTGACAGAAGCACTTTGGGTAAGTTGGGGACTAAACCAAGTTGATCAACAATTGCTCCGTCAGTTGTTGCAGGCGCCAGATTATCACGCTAGGGCTGCTGCAGTGAGAGTGCTTAGGTATACAGGGCATCAGGTAAAGGACCAGGATAAGTTATTGATGCAAGCTGCTCAAGACACAAGTGGTCGCGTTCGTCTTGAAGCCATGACGGCAGCATCTTGGCTGCCAAAGGAAAAGGGCCTTCCTATTTTAATGTCAGTAGCTAAAGCTGGTCTCGATGATTGGATAGAGCCTGCGTATACTATGGCTTTTGCTAATCTTAAAGGAGAGGAGGATAACGCCGAAAAGAAAGACAAAGTAACAACCTCACTGCGGGGGGCGGAACGAGATTTATATGTTAAAGGCAAAGTAATATTTGCTAAAGAAGGTTATTGTGTTACCTGCCATCAAACAGATGGTAAGGGATTACCTTTAGCTGGTTTTCCTCCACTTAACGGAACAAAATGGGTTACAGGTAGTCAAGAACGTTTGATTAATGTTGTACTGAAAGGCTTACATGGTCCTATGGAGGTTAAAGGCGAGAAGTTTCCTGGGCAGGTACCAATGACACCATTTGAGGGGATGCTAAATGATGAGGAGGTAGCTGCCGTATTGACTTATGTACGTAATTCTTTCGGCAATAAAGCTTCGGCGGTTACACCAGAAAAAGTTAAGACTGTTCGTGCTGCTTCTATTGACAAAAAAGGATTTTACGCACCTGAAGAGTTACTGAAAAAGTACCCGTTAGAACGCTAA
- the prfH gene encoding peptide chain release factor H, giving the protein MEINIQLSSGKGPKECEFFLTKVLDILQKEAMSRQIEVTIMNQDRSGDGLLKSAICKLSGDELELFLQSWKGSLLWICESPFRKYHKRKNWFIAVFIICETKQVTLSDHDILYQTMRSSGAGGQHVNKVSSAVRALHMPTGIMTVAMDSRSQLQNRKIAKERLQQKLMERQLDLDQQQSAQQWQNHTELERGNPVRIFNGMKFKD; this is encoded by the coding sequence ATGGAAATTAATATTCAATTAAGTTCGGGAAAAGGTCCGAAGGAATGTGAGTTTTTTCTCACAAAGGTTTTAGATATTTTACAGAAGGAAGCCATGTCTAGGCAGATAGAGGTGACGATAATGAATCAAGATAGGAGTGGTGACGGTTTATTGAAATCGGCTATTTGTAAGTTAAGTGGAGATGAGTTGGAGTTATTTCTCCAATCATGGAAGGGTTCTTTGCTTTGGATCTGTGAAAGCCCTTTCCGTAAATACCATAAAAGAAAGAATTGGTTTATTGCAGTATTCATAATTTGCGAAACGAAGCAGGTAACGCTTTCGGATCATGATATTCTTTATCAGACTATGCGTAGTTCAGGTGCTGGAGGGCAGCATGTCAATAAGGTCAGTTCTGCTGTTCGAGCATTGCACATGCCTACTGGTATCATGACCGTAGCGATGGATAGTCGATCGCAGTTGCAAAATAGAAAGATAGCTAAGGAACGGTTGCAACAAAAATTGATGGAAAGACAACTGGACCTGGATCAGCAGCAGAGCGCCCAACAGTGGCAAAACCATACTGAACTAGAGCGTGGTAATCCGGTACGGATATTCAATGGTATGAAGTTTAAGGATTGA
- a CDS encoding 2-hydroxyacid dehydrogenase — protein MKKNVLLLETIAEEAYHLLDGQVNLFTGYDDASLNKVLEKHTIHAIITRGKGQINKALLEACPDLLVAARCGVGLDNVDIQEATIRNIKVIHAPASNAATIAEHTLALMLMLMRNLYQSIAEVKNNNWNWRNQYTGDELHGKTLGIVGLGNIGQRVAKLGDAFGMQVLYSSRTSKDVPYPQVSLDSLLQQADVVSLHVPYTSETGVLIGAPQLALMKSNTLLINTARGALIDHNALILALDTGIIAGFAADVLPEEPPQQDAPIVKHPRVLITPHSGSLTATTYQQMCVSTVKNVLAVLEGKGPDKKSIYNFNALQAQS, from the coding sequence ATGAAAAAAAACGTTTTATTACTGGAAACTATCGCCGAAGAGGCCTACCATCTGCTTGATGGCCAGGTAAACCTGTTTACAGGATACGATGATGCTTCCTTAAATAAAGTATTGGAAAAACATACGATTCATGCCATCATTACTCGTGGAAAGGGACAAATAAATAAAGCACTTCTTGAGGCTTGCCCCGATTTACTCGTCGCAGCAAGATGTGGTGTCGGACTCGATAATGTGGATATACAAGAAGCTACAATTCGGAATATCAAAGTTATTCATGCACCGGCATCCAATGCTGCTACAATAGCAGAACATACCCTCGCACTGATGCTCATGCTCATGCGCAACCTCTATCAATCCATAGCTGAGGTGAAAAACAATAACTGGAACTGGCGCAACCAATATACGGGCGATGAGCTCCACGGAAAAACTCTCGGGATTGTCGGCTTGGGCAATATTGGGCAACGGGTCGCCAAACTTGGCGATGCATTTGGTATGCAGGTATTGTATTCGAGTCGAACGTCCAAGGATGTCCCTTACCCCCAAGTCTCATTAGACTCCCTCTTACAGCAAGCAGATGTCGTGAGTCTACATGTGCCTTATACTTCCGAAACTGGCGTATTAATAGGAGCACCGCAACTAGCCTTGATGAAATCAAATACCCTATTGATTAATACAGCTCGAGGTGCACTGATTGATCACAATGCGCTTATTCTCGCACTGGATACCGGTATTATTGCAGGATTCGCAGCGGATGTATTGCCCGAAGAGCCACCGCAACAGGACGCCCCGATAGTCAAACATCCCCGCGTACTCATTACGCCACACTCGGGAAGCTTGACCGCTACAACCTACCAACAGATGTGTGTATCCACAGTCAAAAATGTACTTGCCGTACTAGAGGGCAAAGGCCCTGACAAAAAGAGCATTTATAACTTCAATGCACTTCAGGCTCAATCATAA
- a CDS encoding RagB/SusD family nutrient uptake outer membrane protein yields MKSHIQFNSYQKLIMFGLMILIGSCSKDFLNREPLTSVNSTNFFKTASDLQIYTNGLYSKLAPQYNTMGGSGSVSGGNSNLGLDLNTDVMIMQATVTGSLNRWSVASTAPETNGSWNNGYAAIRSDNYFLYHANKNAEKNDGTNHYIGEGYFFRAWDYFNLLQNFGGVPIVNELLNEQDADKLYKPRASRYEVAKQIINDIDSAIDRLHWKGEGEAAMVGRLNKEAALNLKARVALFEGTWEYYHSKKGTAFAATGNDGVDLLKLIEPTVNLLISRHGSRIFTMGGDTDMAYNQLFSQKDASNVDGVFFYKVYDASKLTYSHNFFFKIKDFGHAITNRLVDVYLKKDGSPQEIGLAYTASLNELGNTLDPRFKQTVWTPDRGPQNMLPGRGGDGDPFRYPFIAHQAPYTEGYTSTGYRNYKGAIFAQEATKGETDDILMRYEESLLALAEAKAILGTISQIDLDKTVNVIRARVGMIPMKISAGAGVQYDEQYGFDRAESALVNEVRRERMVELALEGYRLNDLKRWAVYERVINGYQPKGALLEEYLDYYNRTPEQIALDKGSNSALYSQIRQDGYMLAEFKLDPSSNVARFPDGRINPWFKVADFVPGGRGLFIEKNRDYLNAVPLQQIKLYEVNNSTLVQNPGWN; encoded by the coding sequence ATGAAATCTCATATACAATTTAATAGCTATCAGAAGCTCATCATGTTTGGGCTTATGATATTGATTGGTTCTTGTTCCAAAGATTTTTTGAATCGGGAACCGCTTACTTCTGTAAATTCCACAAATTTTTTTAAAACAGCATCAGATTTACAGATTTATACCAATGGGCTTTACTCCAAGTTGGCGCCTCAATATAATACAATGGGCGGTAGTGGATCTGTTTCTGGTGGAAACAGTAATTTGGGATTGGATCTTAATACAGATGTAATGATTATGCAAGCTACCGTGACAGGTAGTTTGAATAGATGGAGTGTCGCATCGACGGCTCCTGAAACTAATGGCTCCTGGAATAATGGCTACGCTGCCATTAGAAGTGATAACTACTTCCTGTATCATGCAAATAAAAATGCTGAAAAGAACGATGGAACTAACCATTATATCGGTGAAGGATACTTTTTTAGAGCATGGGATTATTTTAATCTACTTCAAAATTTTGGAGGTGTTCCAATCGTTAATGAATTGCTTAATGAGCAAGATGCGGATAAACTATATAAGCCAAGAGCTTCTCGATATGAGGTAGCAAAGCAGATTATCAATGATATCGATTCGGCTATAGACAGACTGCATTGGAAAGGTGAGGGGGAGGCTGCTATGGTCGGTAGACTCAATAAGGAAGCAGCGCTTAATTTGAAGGCACGGGTAGCCTTGTTTGAAGGTACATGGGAATATTACCACAGTAAGAAAGGTACTGCATTTGCTGCTACTGGCAATGATGGTGTAGACCTTCTGAAACTTATTGAGCCAACGGTCAATTTGTTGATCAGTCGTCACGGTAGTCGTATATTTACGATGGGTGGTGATACAGATATGGCTTACAATCAGTTATTCTCTCAAAAAGATGCTAGTAATGTCGATGGTGTTTTCTTTTATAAAGTATATGATGCCTCTAAGCTTACTTATAGTCATAATTTCTTTTTTAAAATTAAGGACTTTGGTCATGCAATCACAAACCGTTTGGTTGATGTGTATCTAAAGAAAGATGGATCACCCCAAGAGATTGGATTAGCATATACGGCTTCTTTAAATGAGCTTGGGAATACTTTAGACCCACGTTTTAAACAGACTGTTTGGACACCCGATCGTGGCCCTCAGAATATGTTGCCTGGCCGTGGTGGTGATGGAGACCCATTTAGATATCCATTTATTGCCCATCAAGCTCCATATACGGAGGGTTATACTTCTACTGGATATCGTAATTATAAGGGAGCAATCTTTGCTCAGGAAGCTACAAAGGGTGAGACGGATGATATTTTGATGCGATATGAAGAATCGCTATTGGCTCTGGCTGAGGCTAAAGCGATATTGGGTACAATCTCCCAAATTGATCTAGATAAGACCGTTAATGTGATCAGAGCAAGAGTAGGTATGATTCCAATGAAAATAAGTGCAGGAGCTGGTGTCCAATACGATGAACAATATGGTTTTGATAGGGCTGAGTCTGCTCTAGTTAATGAAGTAAGAAGAGAAAGAATGGTAGAGTTGGCTTTAGAGGGATATAGACTCAATGATCTTAAAAGGTGGGCAGTTTATGAACGTGTAATCAATGGATACCAGCCGAAGGGTGCTTTACTAGAAGAATATTTGGATTATTATAATAGAACACCTGAACAGATAGCCTTGGATAAAGGAAGCAATTCTGCCTTATATAGTCAAATCCGTCAGGATGGTTATATGTTGGCTGAATTTAAACTCGATCCAAGTAGTAACGTGGCCCGATTTCCTGATGGAAGGATTAATCCTTGGTTTAAAGTTGCTGATTTTGTCCCAGGAGGCCGCGGATTGTTTATAGAAAAGAATAGAGACTATTTGAATGCAGTACCTCTACAGCAGATAAAACTTTACGAAGTGAATAACAGTACGCTTGTACAAAATCCAGGATGGAATTAG
- a CDS encoding SusC/RagA family TonB-linked outer membrane protein has translation MKNNFLVYKWGGNFTAPFVRVTFMSSALSLALVLSCNDAYSLNSRTDFKLNPTFESMLLSHQQSYHVKAQVRDENGHSIEGITVTEKGARNVTKSDKQGNFELLVARKNSVIVLSGVGFSTKEFAAKDLANANVVMSKDQHELDEVVITAYGKVKKSSMTDAVATVSGEKLANRPIRTVTDGLIGLSPGVNIRMPSGAPESNPTINIRGFTSINGSASPLVLIDGVERPIQDVNPNDVESISILKDGASTAIYGSRAPYGIILITTKSGKAGNLTVTYSGNVKVGKRVTFPTQPSSPEWARYINMAQKNGWPNGTGTDGVDAITIERMEAWLRQDWNHSSFDDLRAQFGDKAQQYIENGQFPTTNAGFKNWTREQSFATTKLYDAYLNKSAVSSQHNVNISGGTDRAQYFSSFGYNGTKGLFKGDLNNNTRYNFQTKLNYKAADWLDLRTDVNYVSQQNIGPNYRAGSATDPGSGSTLANYGDIFGSMMQYFATPLRVPSGNAYSWILGAAGIMGEGGAISNERNDIVLTGGATVKPFKYFEINGDYTYRVNNSNFSKVDKVVYTELPDGTKIQNNRSANISSISKSSGMQKYQFAKFSAQYNRNFVDKHNVLIQVGMQAEENNYQSLTGSKTDLFAQDVIESLNGAANNPLASDNMYEWATLGYYGVASYDYQQKYMIKFAGRKDASSRFSPDSRWGFFPSISGAWNVAKESFWPLKDVISELKPRVSWSTSGDLTSVGSSNYYTYLPTLGFSVNKNTLLGGNFSNVASAPGLVSSSLTWAKPTVLNVGVDVTTLNRRLNISYEWYQRRIINQMGPADPISAVLGTAAPQLNNSESETRGWELSIAWNDKIQLAGKPFLYDVRFNMSDYIGYVTKYSSNQLGLRSGSWTPGELFGQNYMYQGNGIANNTNDLNGKTLTGEYNYPGYLMYKDLDGDGYIGSGTGGFWYSMGDQVKNGFNYPRKSFSILPSFSWNNFSVSAVLEGVMHWKIFTSSDWVWGSSAGSGGTAYFYTPVFEESSKLGYWTPSNKDAFFPALNTSRSLASDSYTLNLAHLRVRNITVGYDLPEKIISKVKLKRANIYFSGENLGFLYNKSFIKYDPELLSNLGGLFSASTNGYPPLRYFSLGVNLSL, from the coding sequence ATGAAAAATAATTTTCTCGTATACAAATGGGGCGGGAACTTTACTGCCCCATTTGTCCGAGTTACATTCATGTCAAGTGCGCTTTCGCTAGCCCTTGTACTATCATGTAATGATGCCTATTCACTGAATTCCAGAACGGATTTTAAGTTGAATCCTACTTTCGAATCAATGCTTTTAAGTCATCAGCAGAGTTATCATGTAAAAGCCCAGGTTCGGGATGAAAACGGACATTCGATCGAAGGAATCACCGTTACGGAAAAAGGTGCTCGAAATGTTACTAAATCAGATAAACAAGGGAACTTTGAATTATTAGTGGCACGCAAAAATAGCGTTATAGTTCTTTCAGGGGTGGGTTTTTCCACAAAAGAATTTGCAGCCAAAGATTTAGCTAATGCTAATGTTGTGATGAGTAAAGATCAACATGAATTAGATGAGGTAGTGATAACTGCCTATGGTAAAGTGAAAAAGAGTAGTATGACTGATGCTGTAGCAACAGTTAGTGGAGAAAAATTGGCAAATAGACCAATTCGTACCGTAACAGATGGATTAATCGGTCTTTCTCCTGGTGTTAATATCAGGATGCCAAGTGGTGCTCCAGAGAGCAACCCTACCATAAACATACGTGGATTTACATCCATCAATGGATCAGCTTCGCCCTTAGTACTAATAGATGGTGTGGAAAGACCTATACAAGATGTCAACCCTAATGATGTTGAAAGTATATCGATCTTGAAAGATGGGGCTTCTACTGCTATTTATGGATCTCGTGCTCCATATGGTATCATATTGATTACGACTAAGAGTGGTAAGGCCGGTAATTTGACGGTGACTTATTCTGGAAATGTAAAGGTAGGTAAACGAGTGACATTTCCCACTCAGCCTTCCTCTCCTGAATGGGCGAGATACATCAACATGGCTCAAAAGAACGGTTGGCCAAATGGAACGGGAACTGATGGTGTAGATGCTATCACAATAGAAAGAATGGAAGCTTGGCTTAGACAAGATTGGAACCATTCGTCCTTTGATGATCTAAGAGCACAATTTGGAGATAAAGCGCAGCAATATATTGAGAATGGTCAGTTTCCAACAACAAATGCAGGTTTTAAAAACTGGACTAGAGAACAGTCTTTCGCAACTACTAAACTGTATGATGCCTATCTGAATAAGTCGGCAGTAAGTAGTCAACATAATGTGAATATAAGTGGTGGTACAGACCGTGCCCAATACTTTTCCAGCTTTGGCTATAATGGAACTAAAGGCTTATTTAAAGGTGACCTCAATAATAATACACGCTATAATTTTCAGACCAAATTGAATTATAAGGCCGCTGATTGGTTAGATCTACGAACAGATGTTAATTATGTATCGCAGCAAAATATAGGACCAAACTATAGGGCAGGGTCTGCTACTGACCCTGGATCAGGGAGTACCTTAGCAAATTACGGAGATATTTTTGGTAGTATGATGCAATATTTTGCGACGCCTTTGCGTGTACCATCAGGTAATGCTTATTCGTGGATATTAGGTGCTGCAGGTATTATGGGTGAGGGTGGCGCGATCAGTAATGAAAGAAATGATATCGTGTTAACAGGTGGGGCTACGGTCAAACCGTTTAAATATTTTGAGATTAATGGAGATTATACCTATAGGGTTAATAACTCGAATTTTTCAAAGGTAGATAAAGTGGTTTATACTGAATTACCGGATGGTACAAAAATTCAAAACAATCGATCTGCAAATATTAGCAGTATTTCAAAGAGTAGCGGAATGCAAAAATATCAATTCGCGAAATTCAGTGCACAATACAATCGGAATTTTGTTGACAAGCATAACGTGCTGATTCAAGTAGGAATGCAAGCTGAGGAAAATAACTATCAGTCTCTTACGGGTAGTAAAACCGATCTGTTTGCGCAAGACGTAATTGAATCTCTTAATGGAGCAGCCAATAATCCTCTGGCAAGCGATAACATGTATGAATGGGCAACATTGGGTTACTATGGTGTTGCGAGCTATGACTATCAACAAAAGTACATGATTAAGTTTGCAGGAAGAAAGGATGCGAGTTCGCGCTTCTCTCCAGATTCACGTTGGGGGTTCTTTCCATCGATATCAGGGGCTTGGAATGTAGCTAAAGAGTCATTCTGGCCATTGAAGGATGTCATATCCGAGTTAAAACCTAGGGTATCTTGGTCGACTTCTGGTGACTTGACCTCTGTTGGATCAAGTAATTATTACACTTATTTGCCAACTCTTGGTTTTTCTGTTAATAAAAATACACTTTTGGGTGGCAATTTCTCCAATGTGGCAAGTGCACCAGGTTTAGTCAGTTCCTCTTTGACATGGGCGAAACCAACTGTATTGAATGTTGGTGTGGACGTAACAACATTGAATAGAAGATTAAATATCTCGTATGAATGGTACCAGCGTAGGATTATTAATCAGATGGGGCCAGCTGACCCTATTTCAGCAGTATTAGGTACTGCGGCTCCGCAATTGAACAATTCGGAGTCAGAAACCAGAGGATGGGAACTAAGTATTGCTTGGAATGATAAAATTCAATTGGCTGGAAAACCTTTTCTGTATGATGTTAGGTTCAATATGAGTGACTATATCGGATATGTGACTAAATACTCTTCCAATCAACTTGGTCTTCGTAGTGGTAGCTGGACGCCGGGTGAATTATTTGGTCAAAACTACATGTATCAAGGAAATGGTATCGCAAATAATACTAACGATCTAAATGGTAAAACCCTAACTGGTGAATATAATTATCCTGGATATTTGATGTATAAAGATCTAGATGGTGATGGATATATCGGGTCGGGTACAGGTGGATTTTGGTACAGTATGGGAGATCAAGTGAAAAATGGTTTCAATTATCCTCGAAAATCTTTTTCTATTCTTCCTTCATTTTCTTGGAATAATTTCAGCGTTTCTGCCGTATTGGAAGGGGTTATGCACTGGAAGATATTCACAAGTTCAGACTGGGTGTGGGGAAGTAGTGCTGGTTCTGGTGGAACTGCTTATTTCTACACGCCTGTATTTGAAGAAAGTTCTAAACTAGGCTACTGGACTCCTAGTAATAAAGATGCTTTTTTCCCCGCTCTAAATACCAGCAGATCATTGGCTTCGGATAGTTATACCTTGAATTTAGCACATCTGCGCGTTAGAAATATCACAGTTGGATATGATTTACCTGAAAAAATCATCTCTAAGGTGAAATTGAAACGTGCGAATATTTATTTCAGTGGTGAAAACCTTGGATTTTTGTACAATAAGTCCTTTATTAAATATGACCCTGAGTTGCTTAGTAATCTTGGTGGATTGTTTTCAGCGAGTACAAATGGATATCCACCGCTACGTTACTTCTCTCTTGGTGTGAACCTAAGTCTGTAA